A portion of the Bacillus sp. es.034 genome contains these proteins:
- the def gene encoding peptide deformylase, which translates to MAILPIVMHPDAILEKECEKVTDFDKKLKKLLVNMYDTMIEADGVGLAAPQVGIDLQVAIVDIGDESGTIELINPEIIESEGTQTDLEGCLSFPGLYGEVTRPYSIRVRTQDRKGRTVEFQAQDFLARAIQHEIDHLHGILFTTKVEKYITEEELEGYEA; encoded by the coding sequence ATGGCAATACTTCCAATCGTCATGCATCCGGATGCCATTCTCGAAAAAGAATGTGAGAAGGTAACGGATTTTGATAAAAAGTTAAAGAAATTACTCGTAAATATGTATGATACCATGATCGAAGCGGACGGAGTCGGGCTCGCGGCCCCTCAAGTGGGCATCGACCTTCAGGTGGCGATCGTCGATATCGGCGATGAGTCAGGAACGATCGAACTCATCAATCCGGAAATCATCGAGTCAGAAGGGACTCAAACGGACCTCGAAGGTTGCCTCAGCTTCCCCGGCCTCTACGGGGAAGTGACACGCCCATACTCGATCAGGGTCCGTACACAGGACCGTAAAGGAAGAACGGTTGAATTCCAAGCCCAGGATTTTCTGGCCAGGGCCATCCAGCATGAAATCGATCACCTGCACGGCATTTTATTTACAACAAAAGTAGAAAAATATATTACAGAAGAAGAATTAGAAGGGTATGAAGCTTAA